The genomic stretch ACAGGCTGAAGAAGTGGAAGCCGTGCTTCCAGAAACCCACGATCAGCACGATCGAGAAACTGATGATCGCCAGCACGCCGGTAACAGTGAAGTGGCTGGTGAAAGTGAACGGGTGCACGCCGAGCACGCCAAGCGGCATCAGGCCGAGGATGTTGGCGAACAGGATGAACATGAACAGGCTGAAGATATAGGGCACGTACTTGCGCCCTTCCTTGCCGATGTTCGCTTCAAGCATGTCGTCGATGAAGCTCGTGAAGGTCTCGACGGCCATCTGCCAGCGACCAGGTACGAGCTGGCGCTTCATCCCGCCGGCGACGAACACCCACAGCACGACCGTGGTGATCGCCATCCACAGCGCGGAGTTGGTGAATGCGATGTTGAATCCTGCAACTTCCCAGCCCTGCGAGCCGAAAAGCGGCTCGATGGTGAACTGGTGCATCGGATCGACTTTGCCCTCTACGGCTGCCACGATCGCTGACCCCTAAACCTACATAATAAGACGCGGCCTCTTGACCCTATTCAGGATCGCCAGGTCGCGTGTTCGCTGCACGAATTACGTTCCTGAAGGCAACGACTATCCCGAAGAACAGCATCACCAACAGACCCCAGGGCGATGTTCCGGCGAAGGTATCTATAGCCCAGCCGATGACAGCGCCTCCGAGAATACCGCCGAGAAGGTCTGCAAGGACCCGGTTGCCACTGCGATAATTCGCATCGGCGCCCGAAACCTGCGGTCGGTTACGCTGATCTTCACGCTCGCGTGCGGCTTTTAACCGCGCTTCGAGCGCGTCAATCCGCGCATCCTCAGCGATTGGTTCCCGTGCGGGTTTCTCTTCGCTCATGCCAGCCTCCTTGATTGGAAATGCGCGGCACAGGCAAGAGGTGCCCGCCGAGGGCGCCGCCCCCTTAGAAGGGGGGCATAATCAAGTCAACCGGTGGACGGCCTCAATATGACGAAAGTCGCAAGATTCTCGGTTGCGAAGGCTAGTGCGCCGAAGCAGGCTTCTTCCGCCTCACCGCAGCGGGATCAGGGGCAACGCGGATCGCGCATTGGATCTTCGCCGGTGCGCGTATGCCATTCACCGTCCGGTGCCTGGTATTTTTCACCCGCGACGGTCCGCGCAATGGCGAGGCAACCGGCCGTGAAAGCATATTGCTCGGTAGTGGCCTTTTCCGCCCTTGCCCGCTCGGTATAAACAGCCTTGCGCTTGATATTGATGTCGTCGACCAGGTCCTGAAGCGCAGCAGTGGGCGCACCTACGATACCAAGGTAACCGTCCATCTTCTCGCCAACCTTTCCGGACGAGCGGGCTGCGGCATAGGCTGGATCGCGCTGAGCAAAGGCAGGCGCGGCCATTCCAGCCATCAGTCCGGCGAATACGGCGCCGCCGAAAACGGCTTTGGCAAAAGTGTTCATCGTCACGCCTTCCTCAAAAAATCTCAGCCTCAAAAAATATCGGCATTTTCTTCGATCGTATCGCCGGCATCGGCAGCCAGGCGATAGACAACCTCTTGCTGGATGTTGATGTTAAGCTCGATCACGATCGGCTTGTCGGGGGCAGAAACATTGATGCACCCCTGCAGCATCGCGACGGCCAGTATCGCCATCCCAACCTTGCCCTTGTTGCTGCCCATTCCCCTCTCCCCGAAATTCGGGAGAAATGTGGCACCGCCGCAAGGCACGGTCAAATCAGAGGAGTTCATGGCAGGTTCTCGCTTTCTTGCGCCTGAATGGGTGGTTCATCGGTTTCAATATCTTCGGGTTTGATCGCGGGCATCCCCAGGGTCGACCTGGCCTCGAGCCGCCCCTCTACAGCAGTAAACAGGCCAAGTTCCCTCGGATCGCGGAGGAATGCAGGATCGAATGCCCCGCGAAGCCCCTGTATCAACTCGAGAAAATCGGCCCTGATATTGACCCGGAACTGGATCGGCAGCTTCGAAAGCCGCTTTGTAATGAAGTTGCGGTCGGCGCCGGTGCCCTGCGAAATCCCGTCGAAGCGGAGGCGGGTGATGATCTCTCCGGCGAGCGGACCTTCCATGTCGACCATCATCTGCTGGAAATCGAGCGATTTGAGCGAATCGAAGGCAAAATTGGCCATCGGAGACAGGTCTTCGTAGGTTAGTTCGCCGACGTAGGAGAGGTTTCCGCCCGGGGGCCGTGAAACGAGGACGCCGCCGTCGATCCGTCCATTGCCGTCGGTATCGAATTCGATCGGCACCGTGCCATCGAAGGTACCCGTCGCGGAAAGATTTTCGAAATCCATGTTTTCGACAAATTTCGCAGCGTCGAGACCGACGATCTCGAACACATAGCGGCGAACTTCGCTGACCCCCAGATTGAGATCGACCGAGCGCATGATCAGCGTGCCACCCATGAATGGCCAGCTTGCCCCTTCGACCGAAATGAATTGTCCGTCGCGCAAAGCAAACTCGAGCTCGCCATCGGTGACGAGGACGCCGGGATTGATCGCGCCGATCTTCAGTTTCTGACCCGGCGCCGTCGTAAGAGCCAGCAAGTCGTCGAAAACGATTGTGCCGCTCGCATCTTCAACGGGACCGAAGGCTGCGGCAAAGTCGAGTTCATCGCTCGAAAAAGCTCCGCTGCTGGTTACGCCCGCCTCGTTCCAGTCGATTCGGCCCTGACCTGTCACGATGCCATTGACGAGGGCGACCACACCCTTTGCATTTTCCGTTAGGTCGTCAGGTTGCAATACCGGATCGAATTTCAGTCTATCGACAAACAGATCGGCATGCCCGGTTCCGGTCGTCAGGTCATGGCGAATGGCAACCCGTGTCACTTCGCGCCCGGTCGCCGGATGCCGCATCAGTGCCCGGGCCTCGATCACGCTGTCCTGCAGCGTGAGCGATGCGCCTTGAGAAACGAGCCTGTTGAACCTTGCAGCTTCCTGCCTGTCGGTCAGGTCGAACGATGCATCCTCGATCGAAAGAATTTCGCCGGAATAATTCCAGTTGCCAGCCAGGTTTGAAAGGTCGAGCGGCACGGCTTCGAGTTTGACATCGGCATCGGCGAACTGTCCGCCGATCGTATCGCCGAACGTTGCGTCGAGCGACGGGATCGAAAACTCGGTCGAACTTCCCGCTGGTCCAAGAACGACATCTATGTCTTTTGCCGTTACCGCTCCCGGCCATGCAATCCCCACCGCCCCGCTCTTAAGGACAAGTGGTGTCCCCGCGAGATCGCCGGAAAGCTCAAGTGCGGGTATCCCCGCCGCGACACGAAGCCCGGCATCGTCATATCTGACGATCGCCTGCCTGCTGCTCGCCGGACAGAGCTTGAGACCATGCCGATTGAGGGCGACGCTCGACAGCCTGATCCCGTCGAACCTGATGTCGGTGCACCCGCGCCAGAGCGAAAGTCCGCGGGCGCTCGACCAATTCCCGTCGATCGGCAGGGTCAACGCACGCACTTCGCCGCCGGGAATCGCACCTGTTGCCCTTGCCTGCCCCGCAAAGCCCAGCGCGCCGCCGGGCGCTTGCGAGATTACCAATTCGGGAAGCGAGAGCGCGCTATCGCCCGAGGCGTATTCTGCCATGCGCAGGCGCATCACGACTTCGCCGCGGGAACTGCGCTCCATGCGGCCCACGATGCGCGGCAAATCGCGCCCGCCGGTGGAAAAATTGCCCGATAGTTTCGGCGCGCCCGATCCTGCGGAGCTGAACTGCACCTGCGACATGGAAACGAGATCACTGCCGCTCGCCCCGCGAATCCGTGCCGACTGCACGATCCCGCTCATGATCTCGCCGGTTCGCCTCAGCGAGAGCTGCGCATCGACTGTTCCCCCTGGAAGTTCGCTGCGCAATCCCTGCCGCATCTTCGCGATTAGCGGCGAAAGCAGCGTTCCATTGGTGCTGTCCTGATAGCTTGCCAGCGATTGCTGCATATCGGAGGCGAGACCGAAACCCTCTCCTTCCAGATCGAGTTCGAGCTCGCTCCTGCTCAACGATTCGCGAGCACGAAATGCTCCGTCTGCCCGCGCCCTGTCGAGAACGACCCCGGCGCCGCTCGCCTGGGTAATTGCGAGATCGAATTTCGAGATGATCGCTTCATTGCGCCAGTCGAGTTTGACCTCCCCTGCCACTGCACGGACACGGTTTTCCGCGGCAGAAAAGCCGTTTGCATCGAGGCCGAAGGTTGCAGTCAGTCCGGCAAGGTTCCGGTCACCCGATAGGCTGGTCGCGGCGTCGAGACCCGCAAGCCGCAAATCCATCCCCGGGCACGAGAGCGACCTGATTCGGACCGGCCCATCGAAAGCCGGTTTTCCGCGCGCGACCTTTATCGTTCCATATGCCGTAGCATTTTCGACCTCGCACTCAGGCGTGGCAACTTGCGGCGCAACGACCGCGAGTATCCCTTCGAATCCATCGTCGAGTTCGCCCTCTCCCTCCGCCTTGAACGCGATGCGACCGAAATCGCTTTCTATCAGGCCTCGTGCATCGATCAGCCTGAGGTCGATATCGGGCAATCCTGGCGGGCCATCGCTTTCTGCGAAGACGATCGGGTCGAGCGCGCCGAAGCTGAGCTTTCCCTCTCTCAGCGTCCCGAAGATACGCGGCCTGACAAGCTCGATTCGCCCGATTACCGGTGTGCCGAATCGGTAACGCAGGTAAACGGCAACACGCTCGATCGTGAGGTCTGGCGCTTCCGCATCGCCGATGACGACGTTGGACAAGACCTGCTTGCCCGGTTCGATGGAGGTGACCTCGTATTTTGCCGAAACGCCGTATTTGCCCAGCTGGCTTTCGATGATGTTTGTGGCGATCCGGTCTCGCGACATCCAACCGATGATCGCGGCGCTTATGAAAATGCCGAGGAATAGGACGACAGCCTGCCAGCGCTTCCGGCGCGGCCATAGCCGCCTACGCCGCGCATGAGCGAGGGGCGGTTGTTCGTCCAGTGGCTCGTCGACATCCGCCATCGTCACCCACCCTTGCGCCCATCGCATTCGAAAGGCAATCATGACAGCAGGTTAATTGGCGGGGGGTCGCTTGCCACAAGCTGAAGACAATACATCGGTCCAGGCCGACATGCCGGGTCATATCGGGCATCGCGCGCGCTTGCGGGACCGTCTTCTGAAAGGCGGGGCGGAAGCCCTCGCCGATTATGAAGTGCTGGAATATCTGCTGTTTGCAGGGATGCGCCAGGGCGACACGAAGCCGGTTGCACGCGCTCTCATACGGCGCTTCGGCTCCCTCTCGGGCGTGCTGAATGCCGACCCGGGTGCCTTGCAGCAGGTCAAGGGAGTGGGCGAAACCACCGCCGCAGCGCTCAAGAGCGTGGCGCTCGCTGCCCGGCGCATGGCACGGAGCGAAGTTCGCGACAAACCCGTGCTTGGCAGCTGGCAGGCGCTGCTCGACTATCTCAGCATCGACATGGCGCACCTCACCGTAGAGCGGGTTCGTGTGCTCTATCTCGATACGCGAAATCGCCTGATCGACGACCACCATGTGGGTGACGGATCGATCGATGAAGCATCGATCCACCCGCGCGAAGTAATCCGCCGGGCTATGGATGTGGGCGCCACTGCGCTGATTCTCGTCCATAACCACCCCAGCGGCAATCCCGACCCTAGCCGAGCCGATATCGACGTGACGCGGCGCATTGCAGAGGCTGGCCGGTTGCTTGGCATTACCGTGCACGATCACGTGATCATCGGGCGCGAGGGACATGTCAGCCTGCGATCGAAGGGGCTGATCTGACCCCGTCACGCCAGCCCCTACTCAACGGCACCAAAGGTGACACAGCGTGACCTAAAGCAAACTTACCCCGCCGATAGGGCGGCCGTGCTTGCGTTTCCCGACCCATCCCCCTAGCGGCTGCGGCATATTCCTCCTTTTGCCAGCCCGGAGTCTGAAATGGTCCCCCGCTACGCCCGCCCCGAAATGACCGCGATCTGGGAGCCGGAAGCGAAGTACCGCATCTGGTTCGAAATCGAAGCTCACGCGACGCAAAAGCTGGGCGAACTTGGTGTCGTCCCGGAAAGCGGCCCGAAGGCCCTGTGGGACTGGTGGGCGACCGATCCGAAGATCGACGTCGATGCGATCGACGAGAAGGAGCGCATCCTCAAGCATGACGTGATCGCCTTCCTCGACTGGGTGGCAGAACAGGTCGGACCCGAGGCGCGCTTCATGCACCAGGGCATGACGTCGAGCGATGTTCTCGACACGACGCTTGCGGTGCAGCTCAGCCGCGCCGCCGACATCCTCCTTGCCGATCTCGACGATCTGCTCGCCGCGATCAAACGTCGCGCCGAAGAGCACAAGTACACGCCAACGATCGGTCGCAGCCACGGCATCCACGCCGAGCCTGTCACCTTCGGTCTCAAGCTGGCGCAGGCCTATGCCGAATTCGACCGCTGCAAGAAGCGCCTGGTTGCTGCACGGGACGAGATCGCGACCTGCGCGATCAGCGGCGCGGTCGGCACATTTGCCAATATCGACCCGCAGGTCGAAGAATACGTCGCAGAACAGCTCGGCCTGTCGGTGGAGCCGGTTTCGACGCAGGTCATCCCGCGTGACCGGCACGCGATGTTCTTCTCCGTCCTTGCGGTCATCGCCAGCTCGATCGAGCGACTGGCGGTCGAGGTTCGCCACCTGCAGCGCACCGAGGTGCTCGAGGCCGAAGAATACTTCTCGCCCGGCCAGAAGGGTTCCAGCGCCATGCCGCACAAGCGCAACCCTATCCTGACCGAAAACCTGACGGGACAGGCACGAATGATCCGCGCCTATGCACTTCCCGCGCTGGAAAACGTGGCGCTCTGGCACGAACGCGACATTTCGCATTCGTCGGTCGAACGCTTCATCGGCCCCGATGCGACGATCACGCTCGACTTCGCGCTCGCGCGCATGACCGGCGTCATCGACAAGCTGCTGGTCTATCCCGAGCGCATGATGAAGAACCTCGACAAGATGGGCGGCCTTGTCCACTCCCAGCGCGTGCTGCTGGCGCTGACGCAGGCAGGCATCACCCGCGACA from Altererythrobacter epoxidivorans encodes the following:
- a CDS encoding F0F1 ATP synthase subunit A codes for the protein MHQFTIEPLFGSQGWEVAGFNIAFTNSALWMAITTVVLWVFVAGGMKRQLVPGRWQMAVETFTSFIDDMLEANIGKEGRKYVPYIFSLFMFILFANILGLMPLGVLGVHPFTFTSHFTVTGVLAIISFSIVLIVGFWKHGFHFFSLFVPHGTPLPMIPIIFPIELISFLVRPFSLGLRLFVAMMAGHVLLEVLSSFVIDGWNAGAQFGLLVGVPSFVLMIGICALEILVAGIQAYVFALLSSLYINDAENLH
- a CDS encoding AtpZ/AtpI family protein; its protein translation is MSEEKPAREPIAEDARIDALEARLKAAREREDQRNRPQVSGADANYRSGNRVLADLLGGILGGAVIGWAIDTFAGTSPWGLLVMLFFGIVVAFRNVIRAANTRPGDPE
- a CDS encoding YdbL family protein, coding for MNTFAKAVFGGAVFAGLMAGMAAPAFAQRDPAYAAARSSGKVGEKMDGYLGIVGAPTAALQDLVDDINIKRKAVYTERARAEKATTEQYAFTAGCLAIARTVAGEKYQAPDGEWHTRTGEDPMRDPRCP
- a CDS encoding YnbE family lipoprotein — protein: MGSNKGKVGMAILAVAMLQGCINVSAPDKPIVIELNINIQQEVVYRLAADAGDTIEENADIF
- a CDS encoding intermembrane phospholipid transport protein YdbH family protein, coding for MADVDEPLDEQPPLAHARRRRLWPRRKRWQAVVLFLGIFISAAIIGWMSRDRIATNIIESQLGKYGVSAKYEVTSIEPGKQVLSNVVIGDAEAPDLTIERVAVYLRYRFGTPVIGRIELVRPRIFGTLREGKLSFGALDPIVFAESDGPPGLPDIDLRLIDARGLIESDFGRIAFKAEGEGELDDGFEGILAVVAPQVATPECEVENATAYGTIKVARGKPAFDGPVRIRSLSCPGMDLRLAGLDAATSLSGDRNLAGLTATFGLDANGFSAAENRVRAVAGEVKLDWRNEAIISKFDLAITQASGAGVVLDRARADGAFRARESLSRSELELDLEGEGFGLASDMQQSLASYQDSTNGTLLSPLIAKMRQGLRSELPGGTVDAQLSLRRTGEIMSGIVQSARIRGASGSDLVSMSQVQFSSAGSGAPKLSGNFSTGGRDLPRIVGRMERSSRGEVVMRLRMAEYASGDSALSLPELVISQAPGGALGFAGQARATGAIPGGEVRALTLPIDGNWSSARGLSLWRGCTDIRFDGIRLSSVALNRHGLKLCPASSRQAIVRYDDAGLRVAAGIPALELSGDLAGTPLVLKSGAVGIAWPGAVTAKDIDVVLGPAGSSTEFSIPSLDATFGDTIGGQFADADVKLEAVPLDLSNLAGNWNYSGEILSIEDASFDLTDRQEAARFNRLVSQGASLTLQDSVIEARALMRHPATGREVTRVAIRHDLTTGTGHADLFVDRLKFDPVLQPDDLTENAKGVVALVNGIVTGQGRIDWNEAGVTSSGAFSSDELDFAAAFGPVEDASGTIVFDDLLALTTAPGQKLKIGAINPGVLVTDGELEFALRDGQFISVEGASWPFMGGTLIMRSVDLNLGVSEVRRYVFEIVGLDAAKFVENMDFENLSATGTFDGTVPIEFDTDGNGRIDGGVLVSRPPGGNLSYVGELTYEDLSPMANFAFDSLKSLDFQQMMVDMEGPLAGEIITRLRFDGISQGTGADRNFITKRLSKLPIQFRVNIRADFLELIQGLRGAFDPAFLRDPRELGLFTAVEGRLEARSTLGMPAIKPEDIETDEPPIQAQESENLP
- the radC gene encoding RadC family protein, producing MPQAEDNTSVQADMPGHIGHRARLRDRLLKGGAEALADYEVLEYLLFAGMRQGDTKPVARALIRRFGSLSGVLNADPGALQQVKGVGETTAAALKSVALAARRMARSEVRDKPVLGSWQALLDYLSIDMAHLTVERVRVLYLDTRNRLIDDHHVGDGSIDEASIHPREVIRRAMDVGATALILVHNHPSGNPDPSRADIDVTRRIAEAGRLLGITVHDHVIIGREGHVSLRSKGLI
- the purB gene encoding adenylosuccinate lyase → MVPRYARPEMTAIWEPEAKYRIWFEIEAHATQKLGELGVVPESGPKALWDWWATDPKIDVDAIDEKERILKHDVIAFLDWVAEQVGPEARFMHQGMTSSDVLDTTLAVQLSRAADILLADLDDLLAAIKRRAEEHKYTPTIGRSHGIHAEPVTFGLKLAQAYAEFDRCKKRLVAARDEIATCAISGAVGTFANIDPQVEEYVAEQLGLSVEPVSTQVIPRDRHAMFFSVLAVIASSIERLAVEVRHLQRTEVLEAEEYFSPGQKGSSAMPHKRNPILTENLTGQARMIRAYALPALENVALWHERDISHSSVERFIGPDATITLDFALARMTGVIDKLLVYPERMMKNLDKMGGLVHSQRVLLALTQAGITRDNAYRLVQRNAMKVWESDGQMSLLELLKADEEVTAALSNEELEEKFNLDYHFKHVDTIFDRVFG